One Campylobacter concisus DNA segment encodes these proteins:
- a CDS encoding leucyl aminopeptidase: MQFQIVDKKLKDIKADIELIFVVDKELKHKFIGDKEAIKFNNYKGDSVLVLSEAKRAYVPLSKLDLDELRVAAAKAYNALKSLNIKSIKLASYVAEYQRLSFEALAEGFLLGSYEFNKYKEKKEKYTLKEIIFSTEEFAGKKVDLKAANEGFKEAEIIASATNFTKDIVNEIPEIYTPQKMAEDALNLAKNIASIKCEVYDEKFLAKENMNAFLAVNRASVHKPRLIHLTYKPKKSKKRIIFVGKGLTYDSGGLSLKPADYMLTMKSDKSGAAAALGIIKGAAELNLPFEIHAILGATENMIGGNAYKPDDVLISRSGVSIEVRNTDAEGRLVLADCLSYAQDFKPDILIDMATLTGACVVGLGEYTTGIMGNSESLKSEFKNKIKDSGELATTLDFNPYLSELIKSQIADVSNCASSRYGGAITASMFLAKFIKDEYKDKWLHLDIAGPAYREKAWGYNQAGASGAGVRMNLYFLQALSKEN, translated from the coding sequence ATGCAGTTTCAAATAGTTGATAAAAAATTAAAAGATATAAAAGCTGATATTGAACTAATTTTCGTAGTAGATAAGGAGTTAAAACATAAATTTATAGGCGATAAAGAGGCTATTAAATTTAACAATTACAAAGGCGATAGCGTCCTTGTCCTAAGCGAGGCAAAAAGAGCTTACGTGCCACTTTCTAAGCTTGATCTTGACGAGCTTAGGGTTGCAGCTGCTAAAGCTTATAACGCACTAAAATCACTAAACATCAAGAGTATAAAGCTAGCTTCTTACGTAGCGGAGTACCAAAGGCTAAGCTTTGAGGCGTTAGCTGAGGGCTTTTTGCTTGGAAGCTATGAATTTAACAAATATAAAGAAAAAAAAGAGAAATACACCCTTAAAGAGATCATCTTTTCTACTGAAGAATTTGCTGGCAAAAAAGTCGATCTAAAAGCTGCAAATGAGGGCTTTAAAGAGGCAGAGATAATAGCAAGTGCTACAAATTTCACAAAAGATATCGTAAATGAAATTCCAGAAATTTATACCCCACAAAAGATGGCCGAGGACGCTTTAAATTTAGCCAAAAACATCGCAAGTATAAAGTGCGAGGTCTATGACGAGAAATTTCTAGCTAAAGAGAATATGAACGCATTTTTGGCGGTAAATCGCGCAAGCGTGCATAAACCAAGGCTCATCCACCTAACCTACAAGCCTAAAAAGTCTAAAAAACGCATCATCTTTGTCGGCAAAGGGCTAACATACGATAGCGGCGGCCTTAGCTTGAAGCCGGCTGATTATATGCTTACTATGAAATCAGACAAAAGCGGTGCAGCAGCAGCTCTTGGCATCATAAAAGGTGCAGCGGAGCTAAATTTACCATTTGAAATTCACGCCATTTTGGGTGCGACTGAAAATATGATCGGTGGCAACGCTTATAAGCCTGATGACGTGCTTATTTCAAGAAGTGGCGTTAGCATAGAGGTGAGAAACACTGACGCAGAGGGGCGTTTAGTGCTGGCTGACTGCCTAAGCTACGCACAAGACTTTAAGCCAGACATCCTAATCGACATGGCAACCCTAACTGGCGCTTGCGTCGTGGGACTTGGCGAATACACAACAGGCATCATGGGCAACAGCGAGAGCCTAAAAAGCGAGTTTAAAAACAAGATAAAAGATAGCGGCGAGTTAGCGACTACGCTTGATTTTAACCCTTATCTTAGCGAGCTTATCAAAAGCCAGATCGCAGACGTTAGCAACTGCGCCTCAAGCAGATATGGCGGCGCGATCACAGCTAGCATGTTTTTAGCTAAATTTATCAAAGATGAGTATAAAGATAAGTGGCTACACCTTGATATCGCAGGCCCAGCATACCGCGAAAAGGCTTGGGGATACAACCAAGCAGGTGCGAGTGGGGCTGGCGTGAGAATGAATTTATACTTTTTACAAGCACTTAGCAAGGAGAATTGA
- the ychF gene encoding redox-regulated ATPase YchF — MGLSVGIVGLPNVGKSTTFNALTKAQNAESANYPFCTIEPNKAIVPVPDKRLNELAKIVSPNKIQYSTIEFVDIAGLVKGASSGEGLGNKFLSNIRETELILHIVRCFEDENITHVEGSVDPVRDIEIIQTELILADIEQLNKKIEKLTREAKANAKGAKEALEIANLLLAHLNDGKSASSFEQRDSEAFLALNKELRLLSAKEVVYGANVDEEGLSEDNKFVKALKEYAKASDHEVIKLCAKVEEELIGLSDEEAHEFLASLGTSESGLEKIIKTSFAKLNLISYFTAGVVEVRAWTITNGWKAPKAASVIHNDFERGFIRAEVISYDDYIAHGGENGAKEAGKMRLEGKDYVVQDGDVMHFRFNV; from the coding sequence ATGGGACTTTCAGTTGGAATAGTAGGCCTACCAAATGTGGGCAAATCAACGACATTTAACGCACTTACAAAGGCGCAAAACGCCGAGAGTGCGAACTATCCGTTTTGCACTATCGAGCCAAACAAAGCCATCGTGCCAGTGCCTGATAAACGCTTAAACGAGCTTGCAAAGATAGTTAGTCCTAATAAAATTCAATATTCAACCATCGAATTCGTAGATATCGCAGGCCTTGTAAAAGGGGCTAGCTCTGGCGAGGGACTTGGCAATAAATTTTTATCAAACATCAGAGAGACTGAGCTTATTTTGCACATAGTTCGCTGCTTTGAGGACGAAAACATCACTCACGTCGAGGGCAGCGTCGATCCAGTAAGAGACATAGAGATCATCCAAACCGAGCTAATACTAGCTGACATCGAGCAGCTAAACAAAAAGATAGAAAAGCTCACAAGAGAAGCAAAAGCAAACGCAAAGGGCGCTAAAGAAGCGCTTGAGATAGCAAATTTACTTTTAGCTCACCTAAATGATGGCAAAAGCGCAAGTAGCTTTGAGCAAAGAGATAGCGAGGCATTTTTAGCGCTCAACAAAGAGCTAAGACTTCTAAGCGCTAAAGAGGTAGTTTATGGCGCAAATGTCGATGAAGAGGGTCTTAGCGAAGATAATAAATTTGTAAAAGCGCTAAAAGAGTATGCTAAGGCCTCAGACCACGAGGTGATCAAGCTTTGCGCCAAGGTCGAAGAGGAGCTAATAGGTCTAAGCGACGAAGAGGCACATGAGTTTTTAGCATCTCTTGGCACGAGCGAGAGCGGCCTTGAAAAGATCATCAAAACGTCTTTTGCAAAGCTAAATTTGATAAGCTATTTCACCGCTGGCGTCGTGGAAGTTAGGGCTTGGACGATCACAAATGGCTGGAAAGCGCCAAAGGCAGCAAGCGTCATCCACAATGACTTTGAGAGGGGCTTTATCAGAGCTGAAGTGATAAGCTATGATGACTACATCGCACATGGCGGCGAAAACGGAGCTAAAGAGGCTGGCAAGATGAGACTTGAAGGCAAGGACTACGTCGTGCAAGATGGCGACGTGATGCACTTTAGGTTTAATGTCTAA
- a CDS encoding anthranilate synthase component I family protein: MLLEQPLFYYEAIREKFKNSYLAEDKTQTIIGIDCEYIDEKDMDFYGLRSYFDTNRNKSLAPFAGLFGVFAYDGVRYFEYIGEGKTKKYEFPKFIYADAKAYLHFDKMSKIYTFYGDKERYYDFLLNLKAEHRGEKECEFSIKTDLSEEKKHFEKMVEVAKEYIRSGDVFQVVLGELLEISTNMSSLDFYKRLATANPSPYMFHFPTPYGDVVGSSPELVFEMKGEQIFVAPIAGTRPRGGDANADAALENELLSDEKELAEHKMLIDLARNDIGRVSEPKSVVVKNAMHIQKFEKVMHIVSDVYGKCARELNLFDVLASIFPAGTLSGAPKIRAMQIINELEIFERNIYGGGIGFLHFNGDAQVAILIRSAIFVPAKNGFSDVFVGAGAGIVYDSKSEKEYAEICHKRASVVNVFKNSAKEV; this comes from the coding sequence ATGCTCTTAGAACAACCACTTTTTTATTATGAAGCGATCAGAGAGAAATTTAAAAATAGCTACCTTGCTGAAGACAAGACACAGACGATAATCGGCATCGACTGCGAATATATCGACGAAAAAGATATGGACTTTTACGGACTTAGAAGCTACTTTGATACTAATCGTAACAAATCGCTCGCACCCTTTGCTGGGCTTTTTGGCGTTTTTGCTTATGATGGCGTGAGATATTTCGAGTATATCGGCGAAGGGAAAACTAAAAAATATGAATTTCCAAAATTTATCTATGCCGATGCTAAAGCATATCTGCACTTTGATAAGATGAGTAAAATTTACACTTTTTATGGAGATAAAGAGAGGTATTATGACTTTTTGTTAAATTTAAAGGCAGAGCACAGGGGCGAAAAAGAGTGTGAATTTAGCATAAAAACTGATCTTAGTGAAGAAAAGAAACACTTTGAAAAAATGGTTGAGGTGGCAAAAGAGTATATAAGAAGCGGTGATGTCTTTCAAGTGGTGCTTGGCGAGCTACTTGAAATTTCAACGAATATGAGCAGTTTGGACTTTTATAAAAGGCTAGCCACTGCAAATCCAAGCCCATATATGTTTCATTTTCCTACGCCTTATGGCGATGTGGTTGGCTCGTCGCCTGAGCTTGTTTTTGAGATGAAAGGGGAGCAAATTTTTGTAGCGCCGATCGCTGGCACAAGGCCAAGAGGCGGTGACGCAAACGCTGATGCGGCACTTGAAAATGAGCTTTTAAGTGACGAAAAGGAGCTCGCTGAGCACAAGATGCTAATCGATCTTGCCAGAAACGACATCGGCAGGGTTTCAGAGCCAAAGAGTGTGGTCGTGAAAAATGCGATGCATATTCAGAAATTTGAAAAAGTGATGCACATCGTTAGCGACGTCTATGGCAAGTGCGCTAGAGAGCTTAATCTCTTTGACGTGCTAGCTAGCATCTTCCCGGCTGGCACGTTAAGCGGTGCGCCAAAGATCAGAGCGATGCAGATAATCAATGAGCTTGAAATTTTTGAGCGAAATATCTATGGCGGAGGCATTGGATTTTTGCATTTTAACGGCGACGCACAAGTGGCGATCCTCATCCGCTCAGCCATCTTTGTGCCAGCTAAAAACGGCTTTAGCGACGTCTTTGTCGGAGCTGGAGCTGGCATAGTCTATGACTCAAAAAGCGAAAAAGAGTACGCTGAAATTTGCCACAAAAGAGCCAGCGTGGTAAATGTCTTTAAAAACAGCGCAAAAGAGGTTTAA
- a CDS encoding sulfite exporter TauE/SafE family protein, translating to MLFVELFILGIGVGYIAGFFGIGGGTVVVPIMVAFGYGVKDAIGISVMQMIFSATFGSYLNYKAGLLKLNRGVFLGLGGLVGASFSGIIVSHAPALLLESMLLATFVFSLIKLYFSPNSDGSNANNSLFLLFLVGVFVGVFAISIGIGGGVFIAPILVGFLRYELKKAVSMGVFFVMFAAIAGFISLSLNGHISYAEGAFLGLGSLIGAYFGTKKTQNTDKKTLKKWFLVFYIAMICLILKDMFFE from the coding sequence ATGCTTTTTGTAGAACTTTTTATATTAGGTATCGGCGTTGGTTACATAGCTGGATTTTTTGGCATCGGTGGCGGCACAGTCGTCGTTCCTATCATGGTTGCCTTTGGATACGGCGTCAAAGATGCCATTGGCATAAGCGTCATGCAGATGATCTTTAGCGCGACATTTGGCTCGTATCTAAACTACAAAGCTGGACTTTTAAAGCTAAACCGCGGCGTATTTTTGGGGCTTGGGGGTCTTGTGGGAGCAAGTTTTAGTGGTATCATCGTATCGCACGCGCCTGCACTCTTACTTGAGTCTATGCTTCTAGCAACATTTGTCTTTTCGCTTATAAAACTATACTTTTCACCAAACAGCGACGGCTCAAATGCAAATAATTCGCTCTTTTTGCTATTTTTAGTTGGCGTTTTTGTTGGCGTTTTTGCCATTAGTATCGGCATCGGCGGAGGCGTATTTATCGCTCCTATCTTGGTAGGCTTTTTACGCTACGAGCTAAAAAAAGCGGTCTCAATGGGCGTATTTTTCGTTATGTTTGCAGCCATCGCGGGCTTCATCTCACTCTCGCTAAATGGCCATATCTCATACGCTGAGGGCGCATTTTTAGGCCTTGGCTCGCTAATAGGCGCATACTTTGGCACCAAAAAGACGCAAAATACCGACAAAAAAACACTTAAAAAATGGTTTTTGGTCTTTTACATAGCGATGATATGTTTGATATTAAAAGATATGTTTTTTGAGTAA
- a CDS encoding class I SAM-dependent methyltransferase — protein MNKAKKAYDEIPYFSAAFSDCSPVRIEAVAKFLGLKAANLKDARVLELGSSYGGNILPFAASHKEAKVVGIDISSHQVEEGNKIAKKMNLENFTLLERDFLHMNEHDIKELGEFDYIIAHGVYSWVSPNVRDALLATIKALLSKDGIAYVSYNTYPGWKSLDILRDFMLFASANRGDKDSLPHVKEELNFLQDYLKFSLQNQSDVVYKDSMKLLLTQLNFLQGIIAKGSDYYILHDFLEASNEPTYFHKFARHIDKHGLCYVIDASLNDIFASSTGIYRFDAHIEQSYNTRIKKEQLNDFLFNRSFRKSLIAHKERLNGTDDFDAVLGESELNSLNFAYFSEQPRTKTQEILSKAYPQSLNLDEVKAALGESESEGFMGLLEILNDQNTKISSSKLITLDYEPKKTRLKPMAAAYLGYFLNTSSSVISLANELNGKLSLSVEEIKAALKFDGKASFKEIAKGVNLSEDELKELAFKLSEAYFFEEI, from the coding sequence ATGAATAAGGCAAAAAAAGCTTACGATGAAATTCCTTATTTCTCAGCTGCATTTAGCGACTGCTCGCCTGTTAGGATAGAGGCGGTTGCTAAATTTCTAGGGCTAAAGGCGGCAAATTTAAAAGACGCTAGAGTGCTTGAGCTTGGTTCATCATACGGTGGCAACATCTTGCCATTTGCAGCTTCGCACAAAGAGGCAAAGGTCGTTGGCATCGACATCTCAAGCCACCAAGTAGAAGAGGGCAACAAGATCGCAAAGAAGATGAATTTAGAAAATTTCACCCTTCTTGAGCGCGACTTTTTGCATATGAATGAGCACGATATCAAAGAGCTTGGCGAGTTTGACTACATCATCGCTCACGGCGTTTATAGTTGGGTGAGCCCAAACGTGAGAGACGCGCTACTTGCAACGATAAAGGCGCTACTTAGCAAAGATGGCATCGCCTACGTCTCTTATAACACCTACCCAGGCTGGAAGAGCCTTGATATCTTAAGAGATTTCATGCTCTTTGCGAGCGCAAATAGGGGCGATAAAGACTCACTTCCTCACGTCAAAGAAGAGTTAAATTTCTTGCAGGATTATTTGAAATTTAGCCTGCAAAACCAAAGCGACGTTGTCTATAAAGACAGCATGAAGCTACTTTTGACGCAGTTAAATTTCTTGCAAGGCATCATCGCAAAGGGTAGCGACTACTATATCTTGCACGACTTTTTGGAGGCGAGTAACGAGCCAACTTACTTTCATAAATTTGCTAGACACATCGATAAACACGGACTTTGCTACGTCATAGACGCCTCACTAAACGATATCTTTGCAAGCTCGACCGGGATTTACCGATTTGACGCGCACATCGAGCAAAGCTACAACACTCGTATCAAAAAAGAGCAGCTAAACGACTTTTTGTTTAATAGATCCTTTAGAAAAAGCCTCATCGCTCACAAAGAAAGGCTAAATGGCACTGATGACTTTGACGCGGTGCTTGGAGAGAGCGAGCTAAATAGCCTAAATTTTGCCTACTTTAGCGAGCAACCAAGGACAAAAACGCAAGAAATTTTAAGCAAAGCTTATCCACAAAGCCTAAATTTAGACGAGGTCAAAGCCGCTCTTGGTGAAAGCGAGAGCGAGGGCTTTATGGGACTACTTGAAATTTTAAATGATCAAAACACTAAAATTTCATCATCAAAACTTATTACGCTTGATTATGAGCCTAAAAAAACTAGGCTAAAGCCTATGGCAGCGGCATATCTGGGCTATTTTCTAAATACTAGCTCGTCAGTCATCTCGCTCGCTAATGAGCTAAATGGCAAGCTTAGCTTAAGCGTTGAAGAGATCAAAGCCGCCTTGAAATTTGACGGCAAGGCTAGCTTTAAAGAGATTGCAAAGGGCGTAAATTTAAGCGAAGATGAGCTAAAAGAGCTTGCTTTTAAACTAAGCGAAGCCTACTTTTTTGAAGAAATTTAA
- the serC gene encoding phosphoserine transaminase: protein MSRKINFSAGPSAIPLDVLEHAKAEFTDYRGEGYSIMEISHRSKTFEEIHFGAMDKIRKLYGIGDEYEILFLQGGAHLQFSMIPMNLYQGGKAEYANTGVWTNKAIKEAKVLGVNVDVVASSEDENFSYIPEFKFSDDADYAYICSNNTIYGTQYKAMPKTKSPLVVDASSDFFARPLDFSSIGLLYGGAQKNAGPSGVTIVILRKDLVDRVSSQNVPMFLRYKTHVEANSLYNTPPTFGIYLLNLTMQHLLDLGGLAEVEKINAKKASTLYSIIDGSNGFYVGHAKKSSRSDMNVSFTIPKDHALEPVFVEEALKEGMLGLKGHRHLGGIRASIYNAVSQSDVEKLGEFMREFARKHG, encoded by the coding sequence ATGAGTAGAAAAATCAACTTTAGCGCAGGCCCAAGCGCGATACCATTAGATGTTTTAGAGCACGCAAAAGCCGAATTTACCGACTACAGAGGCGAGGGCTACTCGATCATGGAGATCAGCCACAGAAGCAAGACCTTTGAGGAGATCCACTTTGGCGCGATGGATAAGATAAGAAAGCTTTATGGCATCGGCGATGAGTATGAAATTTTATTTTTGCAAGGCGGCGCACACTTGCAATTTAGCATGATACCGATGAATTTATATCAAGGTGGCAAGGCCGAGTACGCAAATACTGGCGTTTGGACAAACAAAGCGATCAAAGAGGCTAAAGTGCTTGGCGTAAATGTAGATGTCGTTGCAAGCAGCGAGGATGAGAATTTCTCTTACATACCTGAGTTTAAATTTAGCGATGACGCCGACTACGCCTACATCTGCTCAAATAACACGATTTATGGCACGCAGTATAAGGCTATGCCAAAGACCAAATCGCCCCTAGTTGTCGATGCTTCGAGCGACTTTTTTGCTAGACCGCTTGATTTTAGCAGTATTGGCTTGCTATACGGCGGCGCTCAGAAAAATGCAGGCCCAAGCGGCGTGACTATCGTCATTTTAAGAAAAGATCTAGTTGATCGCGTGAGCAGCCAAAACGTCCCTATGTTTTTACGCTACAAAACGCACGTAGAGGCAAACTCACTTTACAACACACCGCCAACTTTTGGAATTTATCTTTTAAATTTAACCATGCAGCACCTACTAGATCTTGGCGGACTTGCCGAGGTTGAGAAGATAAATGCCAAAAAAGCAAGCACGCTTTATAGCATAATAGACGGCTCAAATGGCTTTTACGTGGGACATGCCAAAAAATCAAGCAGATCAGATATGAACGTGAGCTTTACGATACCAAAAGATCATGCGCTTGAGCCAGTTTTTGTCGAAGAAGCGCTAAAAGAGGGCATGCTTGGACTAAAAGGTCACAGACATCTTGGCGGCATAAGAGCCTCTATCTATAACGCCGTTAGTCAAAGCGACGTCGAGAAACTTGGCGAGTTTATGAGAGAATTTGCCAGAAAGCACGGCTAA
- the xseA gene encoding exodeoxyribonuclease VII large subunit, protein MLSVSELNEKAKALLEATLDYVEVSGEISRLTKHASGHWYFTLKDEKSSISAVMYRMNNQKVKFLPKEGLKVKIYGKVTIYSPSGSYQLVASAMLPDGEGELELAFRQLKEKLENEGLFDIGAKKEISNLPKKIALVTSATSAALQDMLKVVTSRWRLSEIYIFDALTQGESAPSSLIKALRRADKYGVDVIVLARGGGSKEDLWCFNDEGLAREIYATKTPVISAIGHEIDYVISDFVADRRSLTPSAAMLDLLPDEEAFFQYLDRLSDDLDSALNLKITKKQNLLNLLLSKFSSNALKARIELKFSEVANKQNALTNAVQRKLLLLGSALGSLEKAYEMRELFFESTKGLIEVRKDGKRADLRDLNLNDEIELISQNTHKKAIIKE, encoded by the coding sequence ATGCTTAGCGTATCTGAGCTAAACGAAAAAGCAAAGGCACTGCTTGAAGCTACGCTTGACTATGTCGAGGTAAGTGGCGAAATTTCGCGCCTAACAAAGCACGCTTCTGGGCACTGGTACTTCACGCTAAAGGACGAAAAGTCAAGTATCTCAGCTGTGATGTATCGTATGAATAACCAAAAGGTAAAATTCCTGCCAAAAGAGGGACTAAAGGTCAAAATTTATGGCAAAGTGACCATTTATTCGCCAAGTGGGTCGTATCAGCTAGTGGCTAGTGCTATGTTGCCAGATGGTGAGGGCGAGCTTGAGCTTGCGTTTAGACAGCTTAAAGAAAAGCTCGAAAACGAGGGGCTTTTTGACATCGGCGCAAAAAAAGAGATATCAAATTTACCTAAAAAAATAGCCCTTGTCACAAGCGCCACTTCAGCAGCACTTCAGGATATGCTAAAAGTCGTCACGAGCCGCTGGAGGCTAAGTGAAATTTATATATTTGACGCGCTAACTCAGGGCGAAAGTGCTCCAAGCTCGCTTATAAAAGCCTTGCGAAGGGCCGATAAATACGGCGTTGATGTGATCGTTTTGGCTCGTGGAGGCGGCAGCAAAGAGGATCTTTGGTGCTTTAACGACGAGGGTCTAGCACGTGAAATTTACGCTACCAAAACGCCAGTCATAAGCGCTATCGGACATGAGATCGACTACGTTATAAGTGACTTTGTGGCAGACCGCAGATCGCTTACGCCAAGTGCAGCCATGCTTGATCTATTGCCTGATGAAGAGGCGTTTTTCCAGTATCTTGATAGGCTCAGCGACGATCTTGATAGCGCATTAAATTTAAAGATCACAAAGAAGCAAAATCTGCTAAATTTACTACTTTCTAAATTTTCATCAAACGCCCTAAAAGCTAGGATCGAGCTAAAATTTAGCGAGGTGGCAAACAAGCAAAATGCCCTAACAAACGCCGTGCAAAGAAAGCTCTTGCTTCTTGGCTCAGCTCTTGGCTCGCTTGAGAAGGCTTATGAGATGAGGGAGCTCTTTTTTGAGAGCACGAAGGGGCTTATCGAGGTTAGAAAAGATGGCAAGAGGGCTGATCTTAGGGATTTAAATTTGAATGATGAGATCGAGCTTATCTCGCAAAATACACATAAAAAAGCAATTATCAAGGAGTAA
- the ubiE gene encoding bifunctional demethylmenaquinone methyltransferase/2-methoxy-6-polyprenyl-1,4-benzoquinol methylase UbiE, with the protein MQKQEKIVDMFNQIAPTYDVANRVLSLGVDVSWRKFACRYMLEIFKNKSINIVDVACGTGDMMGLWSEISKEFDVEIKNLTGIDPSSGMLKEARAKFPNFKFIEAYADNTTLAGGEAQILSISYGIRNVVERKAALREFNRVLDKGGYVVVLEFTKRQKKGFITALRDFYLSKILPSIGGFISKNKEAYEYLPSSIENFLDAKSFCDELVEAGFEIELCKGFSMDISTLFIAKKVKEINA; encoded by the coding sequence ATGCAAAAACAAGAAAAAATAGTTGATATGTTTAATCAGATCGCCCCGACTTACGACGTCGCAAACAGGGTGCTAAGCCTTGGCGTGGATGTGAGCTGGAGGAAATTTGCTTGCAGATATATGCTAGAAATTTTTAAAAATAAAAGCATAAATATCGTCGACGTGGCTTGCGGCACTGGCGATATGATGGGGCTTTGGAGTGAAATTTCAAAAGAATTTGATGTGGAGATAAAAAACCTAACTGGCATCGACCCATCAAGCGGTATGCTAAAAGAGGCGAGGGCGAAATTTCCAAATTTTAAATTTATAGAGGCATATGCTGATAATACGACGCTTGCAGGCGGTGAAGCTCAAATTTTAAGTATAAGCTACGGCATCAGAAACGTGGTCGAGCGAAAGGCTGCACTAAGAGAGTTTAATAGGGTCTTGGACAAGGGAGGCTACGTCGTCGTGCTTGAATTTACAAAGCGCCAGAAAAAGGGCTTTATAACTGCGCTAAGAGATTTTTACTTAAGTAAAATTTTGCCAAGTATAGGCGGCTTTATCTCGAAAAACAAAGAGGCATACGAGTATCTGCCAAGCTCGATAGAAAATTTCCTCGATGCAAAGAGCTTTTGCGATGAGCTTGTGGAGGCTGGCTTTGAGATAGAGCTTTGCAAGGGCTTTAGCATGGATATCTCGACACTATTTATCGCCAAAAAGGTCAAAGAGATCAATGCTTAG
- a CDS encoding CHAD domain-containing protein has product MGLEIERKFLLKNSQILDFLKDAGVSFKHLEISQFYTKITQNEEIRFRSEEGKFIKTIKVGKGLIREENEEFCEKAEFKKALKNRIGRVITKDRYIFWLNNNPCNIDIFKDDLNGLCTFEIEFSDENEAVYFKLPSFLEQFCKADVTCDKRYKNKFLAIHANENEQIDYKRAYNVFKNKEISPNFTANLKSGEALRALFLSIYKDIKRLKSDYLQDHDEEILHNLRVNLRKVRSLLKIFNGVFDEKVTLFFGENFKILANSTNKKRDLDIFLDFLSEQKHANELIYFVQKALNLEYENVKSYLSDEENYAFLKEWEIFLNEGEFYRSKLFDVSLSRLGSFKLRTLLVLAQKRLKSLDQDCPNDSFHKIRIELKKVRYAYEFLSEIFYFDGIKKYEERLKDMQEIFGALQDYDVWLGILERLPEVAGKEKLESKIYKQIYKTREEILKKRLKFIKATRKISRNLKIYYI; this is encoded by the coding sequence GTGGGTTTGGAGATAGAGCGTAAATTTTTACTCAAAAATTCTCAAATTCTAGATTTTCTAAAAGATGCTGGAGTAAGCTTTAAGCACCTTGAAATTTCTCAGTTTTATACCAAGATCACGCAAAATGAAGAGATCCGCTTCAGAAGTGAAGAGGGTAAATTTATAAAAACGATCAAGGTCGGCAAAGGTCTTATAAGAGAAGAAAATGAGGAATTTTGCGAAAAAGCGGAGTTTAAAAAGGCTCTAAAAAACCGCATTGGACGCGTCATCACAAAAGATAGATACATTTTTTGGCTAAACAATAATCCCTGCAACATCGATATTTTTAAAGATGACTTAAATGGGCTTTGCACGTTTGAGATAGAATTTAGTGATGAAAATGAGGCTGTATATTTTAAATTGCCATCATTTTTGGAGCAGTTTTGTAAGGCCGATGTTACCTGCGATAAAAGATATAAAAACAAATTTCTTGCCATTCACGCAAATGAAAATGAACAAATCGACTACAAAAGAGCCTACAATGTCTTTAAAAACAAAGAAATTTCACCAAATTTTACTGCGAATTTAAAAAGTGGCGAGGCACTTAGAGCTTTATTTTTAAGCATATATAAAGATATAAAGAGGCTAAAGAGTGACTATCTGCAAGATCACGACGAAGAAATTTTACACAACCTGCGAGTAAATTTAAGAAAAGTTAGGTCGCTACTTAAAATTTTTAACGGAGTTTTTGATGAGAAGGTGACGCTTTTTTTTGGAGAGAATTTTAAAATTTTGGCAAATTCAACCAACAAAAAGCGAGACTTAGACATATTTTTAGACTTTTTAAGCGAGCAAAAGCACGCAAATGAGCTTATTTACTTTGTGCAAAAGGCTCTAAATTTAGAGTATGAAAACGTTAAAAGTTACCTTAGCGACGAGGAAAACTACGCATTTTTAAAAGAGTGGGAGATATTTTTAAACGAGGGCGAGTTTTACAGGTCAAAGCTCTTTGACGTGAGCCTTTCGCGCCTTGGCTCGTTTAAGCTAAGAACGCTTCTAGTTTTGGCTCAAAAAAGACTAAAAAGCCTAGATCAAGACTGCCCAAATGATAGCTTTCACAAGATCAGGATCGAGCTTAAAAAGGTGAGATATGCCTACGAGTTTTTGAGTGAGATCTTTTATTTTGACGGGATTAAAAAGTATGAAGAGCGGCTAAAAGATATGCAAGAGATATTTGGCGCACTTCAAGACTATGATGTCTGGCTGGGCATCTTAGAGCGCTTGCCAGAGGTTGCCGGCAAAGAAAAACTTGAGAGCAAAATTTACAAACAAATTTACAAAACCAGAGAAGAGATACTAAAAAAGCGGCTTAAATTTATAAAAGCAACTCGCAAGATCTCGCGAAATTTAAAAATTTACTACATATAA